Part of the Novipirellula artificiosorum genome, ACATCCAAGCGATGTGCCGATTGCAGAGGATCGGGGGGCGACGGTCTCGGTTGCATCGGAGGCCAGCGTCTCAGAACAGGTGCCGTCCAGCGAAGTCCAAAGCAACGTGACCGTGAATCCGAGTGGGGTGCTCCAACCGGGACCGGATGCGAAGCAGCGAGCCACCGAAGCGTCAAAGGAGACGCCCGTGCTGGGCGTGGGGGGATCGAAACCGCAGACTGCCGCCAACGAAGTGGAAGCGAGATCGGTGCCGCCCGCCACCGCTCCGCTCGACGAGTCCCAACCGAATGAATCGGATGTCGATGACGATTCAAAACAGCGTCGTGGTCGCCGACGTGAGCGAGCCAACGCGGTTGGAGGCACAGACAAACAGGGCAACGGTCAACGCCTCGCCGAGGCGGCAAACACCGGTCGCAACGCTGCGTCACAAAATGGGGCAGCGGCGATGCCGGTCGCAAACGCGGCTGCCGCAGAGTCCGCCCAAAGCGTCGCTCCCACATCCTCTGTCTCCTCACCGCCCGTCGACGCGACCTCCTCGGCGGTTGTGTCGAGTGCAGCCGCAGCCCTCGTCTCGAAAGTGACGTCGGCCATCACCTCATCGTCCAGCGGTCCTGCGGTGAGCGGGTTGGGACGCAGCGATGCGGCTTCGGGGACGACCGTTGCTGCGGGCGTCCCCACCTCTGGAACCAATGCAGCCGGCAAAAAGCAAGCCGGGCAATCCGCCAACTCGGCCACGACGGATCTGATTTCAAGAGCCAAGTTGATTCAGCGGGTCAGCAAAGCCTTTCAGCACATGGGGCCGGACGGTGGCCATGTGCGACTTCGTCTTGCTCCGGCGGAACTCGGGACGGTGCGATTGGAAATGCACATTCACCAACACAAAATGCAAACCCGAGTCGTTGCCGAAACCGAGGCGGCCGCATCGGCGCTTCGTGAGCATCTACCTGAGCTGCGGATGCGGTTGGAGTCGCAAGGGATGCAGGTCGAGAAGCTCTCGATCGAGGTCGAGTCCGATTCGCTCGCTGACAATTCATCGAATCACGGGCATTCAGCCTCCGAGCAGAACATGGGGGAGGCGCCTGGCCGCCGGCGGTGGCAAGCGCCACGCCCCGAGCCGCAGCTCGCTCAGGACGCCGCCGACGCTCACCGGCGGCCAACCGATGCGGGGCAATCTCCCTGGATCCCAACCGCAGGAATGGACGTCCGGCTGTAGCATCACCGCTACACAAAAAGCAGCGCGGACGTGCCGATCCGGGGCTGGGCAATTCTCAGGCGAGTAAATAGGATGTTTGAAGCCGTCTCTGGTCGCCACATTGGACGAGAACAGGAGCGACGGTTGGGGGCTCTTGTCCCGATCGAATCCTATTGACTTTCCCAAAACGCAGGGCGAATCCGTTTAAGCATTTGCGTACGTGGTCACTTGGGCACCGCTGCCCGAGAGCCAACCCTTTCGACGACTCCGCCGAACAAGCGTGCCCAAGCTGATTTGAAAAACGGCGCTGCCCCGCCAAAAACGTTCCTTTCGAGAACCGATTTCGATGCCAACTTATGATTATGAATGTGGATCTTGCGATCACAAGCTTGAAATTTTTCAAGGGATCAATGATCCAGTGAAAAAGAAATGCCCCGAGTGTGGCAAGAATAAACTGAAGCGCCTGTTCGGTAGCGGGGCGGCGATTGTGTTCAAGGGAAGCGGTTTTTATCAAACCGATTATCGTAGCGAGGGCTACAAAAAAGCAGCCAAGGCAGATAAGAAAACTTCGAGCGATTCGGCGGGTGAATCCAAGAGCAGCGAAAACAAGAGCAAGCCAAAGGCCGAAGCGAAGCCCAAACCCAAATCGACAGGCAAGGACGCATAAGGCGATGCGACCGCAAGCGAGCAAGCTGCCGCTTGTGGGCACCCGCGTCAAACGCGAACCAGCATACACCTGAAACCGGATGTCTTCATGCCCCATGTTCCCTCTCCACTGCGTTTAGCCGCCAAACGCAGTTCGCTGCTGATCATCGACTTGCAAGAAAAGTTGGTGCCGGTCATTCCGTCGGGTGAAGCCGTGGTTGAGCAAACGCTACGATTGATTGAAGCGGCCAATCTGCTTGAGGTTCCCCATGCTGCAACCGTGCAGTACCCACGGGGACTCGGCGGCTTAGTTCCCGCGATTGCGGAGCGAGTTGCGCCGCCCGAGGAAAAGACCGCGTTTAGCGCAGCGGTGTGCCGCGAAGCGATTGACACTTGGGCAACGCAGTCGCGTGACCAGATCGTCATCGTCGGTATTGAAACGCATGTTTGCGTGTTGCAAACGGTGCTGGATCTACTCGCCGAAGGGTTCCGAGTCTATGTGGTCACCGAGGCGGTCGCGTCCCGACACGGCCGCGACCACGAAACAGCGATCGAGCGGATGGTGAACTCCGGTGCGACGATGATCACAGCAGAATCGGTGATGTTTGAATGGCTGGAAACATCGAAGCACCCGCAATTTAAAGCGATCAGCCAGCTGGTCAAAAAGCGACGCTAGGCCGCGGGCCTAAAGCTCTAGCCCAGCCAACACGTCGTCACCACCCGCTCGGGTGACAAGGGCATCAAACAACTCTCGCTCGAGGCTGTTGGTGACGGCGCGGACCGCACCGTCGGCCATGATCAAATGAGCCGACTGAGCGTCTTCCATCGAGGCGATCGCCGCAAAGGCTTCGTCGGGAGTCATGTTTTCCGTTGACGACCAGACGGTCGTGCGATTGGGCAGTTCAACCATCATGACGGTATTGGCGAGTCCGTCGGTGACGTCCCGAAAACGAACTATCGTGTAGGGCGTTGGAGGAAACATGGATTCATCCGAGACGATCGCAAAAATGCCGGTTTCCCCTATTTCCCCCGAGGGCGACTGAAAGGACAGGGGTGGGTTCTGAAACACGGCCATGTTGGTCGAACTTGCCCAAGATTCATTCGAATCAATCGCCTCCCACTGAGCTTGACCTTCCACAAACGGTGACAGGGCAATTCGCCAGCCAATCGTTTCTTCCCCGTCCGAGTTGGCATTGACGGTAAAGGGAAGTTGCTTATACGCCGCGTGGTAGTTGTGGATTCCAAGAGCCACTTGCTTCGCATTATTGGATCGGGACATCCGCTGCGCGGCATGACGTCCAGCGTTGATCGCCGGTAACAGCAGGGCGACAACGACTCCACCGCACATCAACATCATCACACCGATCACCCCCAGCACGACCCAAAGGACCACATTACCGGAGGACTGCGGTTGCACTGGAGCGGCGGGCGGAACGGTAAAGGGATCGCTTTGGCCAGAGGGATGCGGGGGTTGATTGGACATCAAGGACCTCGGAATCAGTTTGGGTGTTGATCGGACGGGATCCTCGAATTGTACTGTATTCCATGCATCGTACTAAGCCGAATCGCCGCGAAGTTCACGGCGATATCGCGAAGGTGTCGTCCCGTACTCTTTACGAAAAACCTGGATGAAATAACTGGGCGTGGCATACCCGGA contains:
- a CDS encoding flagellar hook-length control protein FliK, with the protein product MSDTQTNISTGSAAPTSPRWRDRLGAAGLQIGAVDPSQGLLDAFAEIFSQMAATKAPSENRTQPSPDSSERETDDERDPVTQQDERPRATSSPEQEPHAVFVDIPVDTQNADHEIGEHGMDLKPQANVSEAPSSRQHPSDVPIAEDRGATVSVASEASVSEQVPSSEVQSNVTVNPSGVLQPGPDAKQRATEASKETPVLGVGGSKPQTAANEVEARSVPPATAPLDESQPNESDVDDDSKQRRGRRRERANAVGGTDKQGNGQRLAEAANTGRNAASQNGAAAMPVANAAAAESAQSVAPTSSVSSPPVDATSSAVVSSAAAALVSKVTSAITSSSSGPAVSGLGRSDAASGTTVAAGVPTSGTNAAGKKQAGQSANSATTDLISRAKLIQRVSKAFQHMGPDGGHVRLRLAPAELGTVRLEMHIHQHKMQTRVVAETEAAASALREHLPELRMRLESQGMQVEKLSIEVESDSLADNSSNHGHSASEQNMGEAPGRRRWQAPRPEPQLAQDAADAHRRPTDAGQSPWIPTAGMDVRL
- a CDS encoding FmdB family zinc ribbon protein, which produces MPTYDYECGSCDHKLEIFQGINDPVKKKCPECGKNKLKRLFGSGAAIVFKGSGFYQTDYRSEGYKKAAKADKKTSSDSAGESKSSENKSKPKAEAKPKPKSTGKDA
- a CDS encoding isochorismatase family protein yields the protein MPHVPSPLRLAAKRSSLLIIDLQEKLVPVIPSGEAVVEQTLRLIEAANLLEVPHAATVQYPRGLGGLVPAIAERVAPPEEKTAFSAAVCREAIDTWATQSRDQIVIVGIETHVCVLQTVLDLLAEGFRVYVVTEAVASRHGRDHETAIERMVNSGATMITAESVMFEWLETSKHPQFKAISQLVKKRR
- a CDS encoding DUF1559 family PulG-like putative transporter, producing the protein MSNQPPHPSGQSDPFTVPPAAPVQPQSSGNVVLWVVLGVIGVMMLMCGGVVVALLLPAINAGRHAAQRMSRSNNAKQVALGIHNYHAAYKQLPFTVNANSDGEETIGWRIALSPFVEGQAQWEAIDSNESWASSTNMAVFQNPPLSFQSPSGEIGETGIFAIVSDESMFPPTPYTIVRFRDVTDGLANTVMMVELPNRTTVWSSTENMTPDEAFAAIASMEDAQSAHLIMADGAVRAVTNSLERELFDALVTRAGGDDVLAGLEL